In the Rhododendron vialii isolate Sample 1 chromosome 2a, ASM3025357v1 genome, AGAATTGCAAGTTATAACTGTATAAGAGTCGTATCTGACTTTGTACATAACATTACTGTTGTTATATAACGTTAATATTCTCCTTTTTAGATTCgctgtatataacgttattgtatttatataacgttatattttgtgtttgtaaCGTTGTAACGTTGTATGGTTTTTGATATATAACCAcgttttcagttttttgaatTGCAAGTTATAACTGGATAAGAGTCGTATCTGACATTGTACATAACATTACTGTtgttatataacattatataacAATAGTATCATCCTTTTCATATTCgctgtatataacgttattgtatttatataacgttatattttgtgtttgtaaCATTGTATGGTTTTTGATATATAACCAcgtttttcagttttttgactttttcgtTTTGTTGTGTGTTGTTATGTGTGCAGTTGTCATGGATTCAACAATCATGTTtctttgtaagtatgggttgcAGATTCTTCCGGTGAGGTTATCGGGTGGTGGTAGGTTGAAGGATGTCTTAAGCAGTATTCGTAATAGGTGGGAAAATCTGTTTGTTGGTGGGTTTTCTGTTTCATATGCTTATGAGGATGGATATTGTGCTCTTCATAATgaatgtgattttgaaaacatgcttttcttgtttagtaattgtGATCGCATAAACGCGAAGGTTGATGAGAATAAACATAGTAGCAGGTTAATTGTTGGTAGTACTATTAATGAAGTGGGTGATGTTGATGAAGTGGGTGATGTTGATGAAGTGGTTGATGATGAGTTAGAATATGTGGATAGAATGGACCCCGCGGAAAAGTATTGTAAACATGCTGAGCCTAGGTATTTGACTGAAGCTTGGGCTCATTTGATAGAGGGTGTTGGACAGGAATTTCCATTAGGTGTGAAGGAGTTCAGGCAGGATCTGGCTAAATATGCGATTGAGAATGGCTTTATGTACCGTTTGGTGAAAAATGACAATATTAGGGTGACAGCTGTTTGTGTTATTGTAGGGTGTGGATGGTACGTGCATGTTATTTTAAATAGAACCAATGGAGTATTTCATATTACAAAGTGTCATAATGAGCATAATTGTGGTTCAACGTACCGAACCAATAAGCATAAGCGTGTGTCATCCCGTTTGGTTGCGAATGAGATAGCTGGGATTGTCGAGAAGAAACCCAAGACTTCACCTATCGACATGATGGATATGTTTACGgacaagtatggtcttgatctGTGCTATCATAGTGCTTGGTTAGGTGTTGAAAAGGCAAGGGGGGGATTATATGGAGATTATGAAGGTTCATTCGTTTTGAGGCTTGAATCTGATCTTGTAACAAAGGAGTTTTCGCGACTGCTTGTGTCGTTTGACGCTTGTATCAAGGGGTTCAACTACTGTCGGCCTTTTCTGTGTCTTGATGCGACCCATCTGAAAGGTAGATTCAAAGGATCACTCCTTGCCGCAACAGGGAAAGATGCAAATCAATGTATGTTTGTGTTGGTTCTTTATATTTTTACCTTATATATTAGATTTCATTTGTACAGTTTTGAATATATAACATTGTATGTTTTATTATGCGAAGCTACACATGACAAAAGTTTGcatatgatgtaatattttatCATTCATGTGCAGGTCTATTCCTCGTAGCTTATGCAATTTGTGATGCTGAAAATGAAGCTAATTGGACTTGGTTTCTTGGCCTTCTAAAGAGTACAATGTCCACTCGTCCTATTACCTTTATTACTGATCGTAATGCAGGTCTTGTCAACAACATTCCTGTTATGTTCCCCGGTTGTCATCATGCATACTGTCTCTATCACATACAGTTTAACTTGAAGGATCACTTCCCGGGACGGTTTAGAAAAGGTTTTCGGAACAGGCTCGTTGAATTGTTCAACAAATGTGCATATGCTTCATCGGTGTCGGTGTACAAAGCTGCTGAGGAAGATTTTTACCAATTTGGCGGAGATAAAGCTAGGACCTTTATTGCGAGTGTCCCCAAAGAGCATTGGAGTAACGCGTATTTCGAAGGTCAACGGTATGGTGAGATGAGCTCTAGTGCTGTGGAGTCGTTTAATAATTGGATTCTTAAAGCTTGGGAAATGCCTGTATTTTATTTAGTTGATGAGCTTCGTCGCAAAATTATGAGGCAAATGGCTGCTAGGAGAGTAAAGTCGATGAAATGGAATTCAATGATTTGTCTGAAGATGGATAAGAAGTTAGCTCACTTTATCAAGAAAGGAAGGTCGTGGAGGATCATTATGTCAAAGGGTGGTTTGTACGAGGTACGCTGTCGTATCCCTAAGGTAGTATCTATTGAGGAAAGGACCAGCTCTTGTGGTAATTGGCAATCTACCGGTTTCATGTGTAGGCATGCTGCAACGGTTATTATAAAAGCTTGTGGAGGGGAAGGAAATTTGGTGGACCATATGGATCCATTATACCTTGTTGATGCGTATCGGCGTACATATGAAGAACCCATATATCCTGTTGTAGAGAGTGACATTCCCGATTTTACGAAGGAAGGTGACCGGGTTATAAACCCTCCACGGAATAGGCGGCCAGCGGGTAGGCCCAAAGTTAAACGCATTCGTTCAAAGGGTGAAGAGTCATATACCAGGCCTAATAAATGTGGGAGGTGCCACAAGGCCACAAAGCACACTCGAAGAACATGCAAAGAGCCAAGCGATATATGATGCAAAGAGGTCAAATATGAGAATAAAGGAGAGATTAGGATTGAGAATAGAATAAagttgggggtttttttttttcatttttttcattattcatgCCTAAATATTGAAATTGTTTCTTTTGGATTATGGATAAATAAAGAGTTTAATGTTTTGTAGACATGAGTTGTGCACATTTTGAGATattaacgttatataacattatataaaGTTATCCCTTCTCCTTTACAGATGCACATCAGTTCTGTACAGTTTGATAAAGTtatgttatataacgttatataacatttTATATTCTGCTTTTCTGGAACACTGTATATATCATTGATGTacttatataacattatatattctCCTCTATTTTTCAGTTACATAtgacatattttaaaaaatggccATAAATGTTCGTAAAATAGTAAGAGGGAAGGAAACGTTTTAAAGAcaccaacaaaagataacagaATAACATTAAGCTTATTCTACTAACACTAGCAACAAAACACTTCTAATACTGGACAGAGGCAGTGTGTGCCATTATTAGGATCAACTGTGTTTGCCATTATTGACCATTCCGGCAGCAGTTCTGGACAGCATCAGTTTGTAGCCGAACAGAACAACAGTAGTCTGCAGTAGCAAACAGCAAACGGCAGTAGAAGGAGATACACAGTTGATATATCACAGTTGAAGCCACTATTAATTAAACCAAGGATTCATCATATGCCACACATAACAGCAGCAATCAAAGGACAGACAATACCCAATATGGAGCAGAACAGAACAGTAGTAGAAAACAACAGAACAGTAGTGTGAAAAGCAAATCAGAACATTACAACTGTTGCAAGAAACATAACGGCAGCAATATCTTAATTTCAACAActtttatataaccatatatacgaacGAAAACATGTCAAAAATCTGATACAGAACTGTGGGAAATATCAGATTGCTGTCATATAAGTCAAAGTTTGTTCGAAATGAGCCATCAGAGAATTTTGTACCATCTCTAAAAAAATCTTTCATCTATCCttaccaaaaaattaaaaccacATTTGTCCCGAGGACACCATCTCACTCCCCATATTACAATCTCACCATCATATCACTCTCCATCTCACAAACGGTCATTGCAACCCCTTCCCCATCCTTCTAGCTTCCCATTTCTTGATTGTCCAGCTTCTACCTTCATCGTTCAAAATTCGAGAGACTAAACCAGCTCTAAACTGATCAAGTTCTGTCTTCGTCAGTGATTTTGAGATTGGTTCAAGGTGCGCCAATAGTTCCATGAGCATGCAGACGATAACCCCACAATCAACCCTACATAGTTTCGAGGTCAATAAGAATGATAAGTTTATTTGGAGTTCTTTGCAAACTACTGTATGTACGAGTTTTATGGAGTTTCGAAGCTTACGATGTATTTTCTTGTTGTGGAGCATTTTGAGGTGAGCATATTGGAGCATCGAAATTTTGTTCTTGAAAGAGTATCTCTGTACCGGTACTTTTGTTTTTCAGCTCATCATGCCTGTCCTTCATGTAGTTCTCCACGTATTTTTTCTACATTTAGGAAGGACAACATTAGTGGTGTTGATATTGTTCGTGAATGGATTTATGAGTATTTGCATATATGAAATTACTAAGTGTACCACAAAGGTAGCGTCTTTCAGAATTGGATCTCTGCCGTCTCTCTTCTTCAACGAATTGTAGTGCAtccatttctttttcctaaCATCATAGAAAAGAATGGTCCAATGGTACGGACTAAATTTTAGTGGTTTGTCCCCGCTGCCATTCATAGGGAATACCAAGTACCAATAATATGTAGTCCCATGTTGCCGAACGTTTTCAAACACACGATGGAGCTTTTCGTCGAGCAGAACTGTTCTCATGTCGCTTTTCTCGTTGTGCAGTATAGTCTGTTGCattgaaaaaggttttaagGACATTAGACAGATGATCATATATAACCTTAAATAAGCAGGCAATTACGAATGACAATATATGTTTCTTACCCAGATGGTGCATGGGAAATATGCAACATTACCATGGTTAAGCTTgtctttttccagctggattgtTAACATACGAGTGAGACCGTCGATCATCTGCATTAGTTTCCATATTTAGTTAACAATAGAATCGACCAATACCCAGTTTGATTTGTATATAAGATATGATTGCCATACCCAATTTGAGACGTCCCCTCCTTGCAAGAGTTTCATTACGTCTTCCAGGGGTATAACTTCTCTCGTCACATCACTGGTCCAGACGGTGCAACTGTTATCACacgttttccaaaaaaaatttcagcaatTACTTGAGATCAGatcagaggaaaaaaaatatgtaatgcaaaaaaaaaaaatgaggttatatgcccaaaaaaaaaaatgttaatgcAACAAAAAACTTGCATAAGGTTGCCACTGACGAGATTGCATGGAAACATGCAACATGCAATGAAAAACCAATATCATGTAATCATTTGAGAATTCAGTATTAGCATTATCATTCAATAGTGGTAGTAGCTTTCTGTTTATATGAAAGCCTAAAACTGCATCTAGGAATCATCAAAATGTTGATGTCTGATAATGTGTATGCACTCCCATATCATGTTTTGCCTTTTCCATTACTAGGATTGTAGAGGGAACACAGTGGACTATGTGAACTAAGTTGTGGTACACTAGGAGTATGCTTCTATATATTTCAGATTATCATAATTATCTTTTTTTCACTTATATTCTGTACATATATCGTTTGGGTGTTTGGATTGGGCAGTGACTGAAAATTATGTATACGAACAAACTGTCAGCACAGAGATAATTTTGTAAACAGCAGCAGAGATCATATAATGCAAAAATTCCATATGAGGTTATATTATTGTAGTATATTGACTTACTTGAGATCTGCGTCAGAACAGTCAACAATTTGACGCAATAGGTTCGCATCTTTATCCGGGAGCAAGTGAATCAATGGTGCTTCACTCGGATTCCacttttgttttgatgatttctttgccccctttttcaaatcaacgtaGACAAAATCGTCTAATCGCTTCTCCACTCTGGTGAAAGTTTTCTTCACTCCTCTAGTCAGGGATATGATGATTTCACTTTTACTTTGGTTTTCCCCTTCTTCCTTTTAAGTGTGTCGCATTCTAGTATGCTCATGTATGCTTCAACAGTTGTACTGTCCACATCTGCATCTGGCAACATTATGTGCTCTGGTCCACCCTCATCCTGGACAATTTCAAACCgtccaccttcttcttcttcttcttcttcttcttcttcttcttcttctttgtccaCATTTTCAACTTCATGTATCTCTCTCCCGGCATCCACTTTTTTAGCTTTGGACTCCGTCTCACCCACATTTTCACCGATCTGCTTTCCCAGAAAAAACCCAGTTATAATTGTATATATAACctaatatttttaacataatatATAAAAGTTCTTATATAACCTAATATATACAAACATTACCGGGTACGTTTGTGTGACAGAGTGTGTCACAATATCATCAATGATGTCTCCGACCACTTCTAGTTTTTCTTCAACAATGTCTTTCTCTATGAGCATGCCACCAATCTCTGTCTGTAAAGTAATGTTTTCGTGTTCTAGGTGATCTTTATCAAACTGTGCCGAAATGCCTTCGAATCCGAAACTAGGTGTTGTGGATTGTTGATGCTTTGTAATCCTTCTCCTAAGTTCAGCAATTGTGGCAATTTTCACCGAGTTTTCCCTCCGAAGCTCAGAAATTATCTGGTCCTTTTCCGCATTTTCTTCACTCAACTTTCTGATTATGCCTCGGAGGGCTACCACTTCATCCTGCTCATTATCTGTTTCCTCATCACTTGTATCCTGCACGATCTCATCGCCCGACGTGTCAACTGCCGTCTTCAACTTAGCATCCTTGTCATCAGCCTCATGACCGGGGACTGGGGAAAACCTGTACAACTCTTCCTCCTTGTTGTTTGGCTCTAACTCTGAGGATaatacctttaaaaaaatacctttaaaaaaatataataaacaaTGATGTTTATAACTCACATCTACCACCAAAACTGTTTCATATTGGATAAACTATGTaactaaaaaaaacatataaccatataaaaTATTTACCGATTGCAGATCAAGAGAGTCCAATTTGTTTGTACGCAGTTCCTTGGTTAGGTCACCAAGCCTCCACTTGATGAACCTTGGTATGATTTGTGGATCTCCTAGTTTAATTAAAGACACATGCTCACAAAGCCAATACTGTTTTCGAATATAGGCATAAATTAGATTAAAGCATaccaaaaaattggaaaagctaggaaaattataaaaagtaaaGTCATTGTTACCATCAGTCCCATTACGCATCCTCcgacttttgttggttttgaagAAGCACTTTTGTTTAGTTCTTGAATGATGTCTTCAGTTATGAAGGTTGCCCAATCATATGACGTGCTGTTATCCAAAGATTCAATGAACTCCAAGTAACCCCAACTCACCCTGGCTTGTGTATTTGCAAAAAACAGTGTCCCTATTAACAAAAGGCATATGACACGCGCCAAGTCCTTCGCATCCTCCAAAGTCGCACCTTTAACAGCCTTGGCAAAGAATTCCCTTAGTACCGGAATGGTCAATATCCTTTGGCCTTTGGGACCTGGGCAGAGACGATCCACAAAATCTGAATTTGGAACCCTTGGAGTTAGATTTAGTACAATTCTCGTACTACCAGATTGTATCCCAAATATCAGTGTAACCTCTTTGGCTGTTATTCTTACAGACTTGCCACCCAATTTGAATCTCCCACCCGTCCCCTCATATTGATTTACCAACTTTAATACGTCAGTATCGCTTTTCCTTACGTAGGCCTCATCCAGATTTGCTTCGACAATACCCAACACAAGCTCTGCAAACGGTGTTTTCTTGATCTCCTGAATTTGAAGTGGTGTGAATTCCCCGGTAGGAATACTCTTTATCAGTTTTACCACAGTATTTAAAGTTGACCTGCCAAAAATATACATTGATACAGAatatcatatataaccatatataattcTGATTACAAATACATATATAACTTTTCACTTGTAAGTAATTCATATGTAACATTATATCAAGGTTTATATGGAACAGCTAACATTTGTATGCTGTTGCAATACATTCAGAATTGTACATATTaccatatataaccatatatatttcaGATAACATCATATATATGCTCGCACATGtgaatataatatatataacattatatcaaaACAATCATATACATATGATCATGTATCATTACCTGTACTGAATGTGCCTCATTactttttggggattattagACATTCcgatttccattttttcttgttttcgtaTGCCTTTCTTGCCCATGAACCCTTTACTTCTTTTAcatttcttcctcttttccttttcttcttcatctccctctTCTTCATCccactcctcttcttcttcatctcccttttcttttttgctcacCCTTGGTTTTATGTCCTTGGATACTTGAGAccttgttttccttttaaatcCTTTGTCAATCTTTGTTTCTTCATTGTCATTACCTCTTTGGATTTTCCGCACTGCCTCAGAAGATCATGTCACCCTCTTTGTCGGTGTTTGCAGATCTATAATCACTTCAGCTTCCCTTTCAGGCCTTGTCCTCTTTCTTCATAAACCTTTTCAGTCTTTGACTTTGTCCCACGGTCTTTGATCTTCATTTTTGACATGGTAACCTTTTTAATTGGGGTTGGGGAGGAAGTTTGGATAGTTGTCTCTACAGCAGCTACTTTTGATGCTTTCCTCTTCATTGCAGGCACCTTTTTCGCGGGGGAGGGGGATGAAGACTTGACTACCTCAGTCTTATCATAATTGTCTGCCTTTTTTCTTGCGGTTGGGGAACGCTGGATAGTTGGAGTCTCAGCAGCTACTTCTGGTCCTTTACTCTCTCTTGCTGCCACTTTTTTCCGGGGGGTGGTAGCGGTAGACTTGATGACCTCGGTATTATCGTCACTGTCCTCAATATTTATGCTAGTTGGGTCTACTGTCCGCTTTCTTGGTGTCTTCTTCTGCCTTATCTGTTTTTGTGGGTCAATCATTGCTAACGGACGAGCTTCTGCTGCATACGTCACAGGTACCAACTCTTTCCCTGTTTTGTTAGGATTTGTCATTGCTGCACATACAATAAAAACATTTAACATATGGAAACAAACATGTTTATATGTTTGCAAATGGATTCGATAAATTGATATTACCATATATGTTCCATGATATCAGCGGGTCAAATGAAAACCTAAACGTTATATAACCTAAATGTTATACGTCTCATTATACACTATATCAGCAAAGTATATAACCATATGAATCTTATATACAGAGGGAATACCATATATTCGTTGATTTATGTTATAGCTGTTAAaccaattaaatttgattaatgaaatggtccgcgcagcggcctgaTTGATCACAATTTATATCCAACATTggtataaccatatatactcgcaatcaaaaccctaacattaACTGCCAAACaatttatataaccatatatacatatggaacaccatatattcgttgaatttggttataacaattaaaccaattaaATTAGTTTATTGAAAttgtccgcgcagcggcctaatTGGTCCGAATAAATatccaacattgatataaccatatgtactcgcaatcaaaaccctaatattACTTGGCCAAACAATTTacataaccatatatatacgAATATAAGAATAAACTGGACTGATCAGAGATTGATATAACGATATATACTTACTACCAAAACCTTAACTTAACATAACCAAACCATTTATATAAGCATATAAACTGGACTGCTCAAACAAAAGCATAAATCATTCAGAAATTTTCCCGAATAACTTGTTTGAACAAGGAATCAAAGTGGTTAACAAACAATGATCGAAAAATCACCTAATTGGTCCGAATATATatccaacattgatataaccatatgtactcgcaatcaaaaccctaactaaaattaGCAAAAccatttatataaccatatatacgaaggGTAACATACCTAGTGTATCGATTGCGGCGTATGATCTGACGGCAATATGAGGGCGAATCACGGCGACTAGAACGGGTGAATCACAGCGACTAGAACGGGCGAATATCGGGTGACGAATGGAGAAGAAGTTCCGACTGAAACTATGGCGTCGAACGGAGTAGAATAACGAACGACTGAAAAAATGGTGATGAACGGCGACGAAGAATGCCGTTGGCGATGTATGGTTTTTCTGGAAACGTCTGTATCGTCGTTCTAAGAAGGGGGTGGGGGggaagggggggagggggggttggTTTTGTAATGGATGTTAGAGTTTTTTTTCGGGATATGTTCAATTTTGAAATGGCCGTTTTTGAAATGGATGAAAAAACGTGgcaaattgtttttaaaaaacaggggtatattagactaaatAGGGCTATTATATCCTTACTAATAGGTTAATGGACTTAGGGGgttttagaatttagaagtggacttagtgggttagaaaagtgctataatggacttatgaaaaattctcccttctTTTTACGGCTGATTTGAATTTAAAAGTGAAATAgtaacttatttatttttgtcattatttaaaatatttttgcatttgttagttttatgtcaaatttttgtacttattgattcatctcggaagaggaatcagaaaagtaaatttttttttatcaaaactcataatttttttcaaaaagataagaataattaaaaaaaagtaatattattgacttatttttgtctgtattcaaaaaattataagtttcaatcatattttttttacttttccgactcatctcgacaagacgaatcaataagtaacaaaaaattaacgcaaaacaaacaaatacaaaaaaataaagcaccGACTTATTAATCCAAACCTACCCTTATAATTGCACcctctttttatctttttttttttttttttatactttataCATCAAATtcctattcaatttttttttttcaattttctttctcatttcctttttaattattttctccttcttttccctttctatTCCTATGGTCTAAATAGAGTCTTTGGGGTTGTTTGATATCCcatattcagcacttaaaattgaaataattaagtaataagtgattaagtaggtttgataaccatattttacattacttaacaaattaagggccacttaaaatatagtgtaaaaagttgataaaaattaagtagctttgagagTATAATTATGGCTGAATTCTTGTGTGCTTTTATTCAACCACCACTCctccattaccaccaccaccatcactccaccactaccaccaccattactCCACTCCACCCCCACCACATCACTCTACCACCACTACTCCGCcttcaccacccccaccactaccactaccatgccaccaccatcacttcacaattaccaccaccaccgctactCCACTACCATCACAACACTACCACCAATACAACtattaccaccaccaccgctaccACCACCAATACTCCTTTCCACCCCAACCACCAtcaatccaccaccaccatcactaccacCACGCCACGCCGATCACCCCCACCATTGCACCACCATCATTTTACTGCCACTATCACACCACCATCACAAATAGCTTCTCAGCttcagctttcagtacttaatttttcaattttcaatttcagttttatcaaatagCCCCTTTATCTCTGTCCAAAACAACAGTACACAATGCGAATGCCGATAACTAAGGGCCTTTTGAatccaaaatatatattttatagcACCAAATCCATTAGCACCCCTTTGTTTCTAAGTTTTAACTAGATTAATATGTATTGATTTTCATAttccttttttgtcttctagtgaAGTGAATTTATCTTGAGTGAAAGT is a window encoding:
- the LOC131312286 gene encoding uncharacterized protein LOC131312286 yields the protein MDSTIMFLCKYGLQILPVRLSGGGRLKDVLSSIRNRWENLFVGGFSVSYAYEDGYCALHNECDFENMLFLFSNCDRINAKVDENKHSSRLIVGSTINEVGDVDEVGDVDEVVDDELEYVDRMDPAEKYCKHAEPRYLTEAWAHLIEGVGQEFPLGVKEFRQDLAKYAIENGFMYRLVKNDNIRVTAVCVIVGCGWYVHVILNRTNGVFHITKCHNEHNCGSTYRTNKHKRVSSRLVANEIAGIVEKKPKTSPIDMMDMFTDKYGLDLCYHSAWLGVEKARGGLYGDYEGSFVLRLESDLVTKEFSRLLVSFDACIKGFNYCRPFLCLDATHLKGRFKGSLLAATGKDANQCLFLVAYAICDAENEANWTWFLGLLKSTMSTRPITFITDRNAGLVNNIPVMFPGCHHAYCLYHIQFNLKDHFPGRFRKGFRNRLVELFNKCAYASSVSVYKAAEEDFYQFGGDKARTFIASVPKEHWSNAYFEGQRYGEMSSSAVESFNNWILKAWEMPVFYLVDELRRKIMRQMAARRVKSMKWNSMICLKMDKKLAHFIKKGRSWRIIMSKGGLYEVRCRIPKVVSIEERTSSCGNWQSTGFMCRHAATVIIKACGGEGNLVDHMDPLYLVDAYRRTYEEPIYPVVESDIPDFTKEGDRVINPPRNRRPAGRPKVKRIRSKGEESYTRPNKCGRCHKATKHTRRTCKEPSDI